In the genome of Arachis hypogaea cultivar Tifrunner chromosome 9, arahy.Tifrunner.gnm2.J5K5, whole genome shotgun sequence, the window tgttgttgttttatttaaattattttgttgtatacttgtatttataattttatattgtaatttttaatttgtgtagaattgtgtatttataattttatagtgtatttttaatttgtgtataattttatacttgtatttataattttgtatttataattttatcttattagtaatggagaaatatttcaaaagaacCTCATCATTGGAGATTGGATTCCAAAACAATTCATCGACTTCTTCTAATAAAAGGAGGTTTTTAGAATTTGAAGTAGATAATCTTATAGCAGATCCAGGACAACGACCAAAGATTTCAAGTTATCACCCGAATGACAGAGACAAAGTTAGATGTGCATATTTGCAAAAAGGTCCTTGTCAACCAAGGACTCACGATTTTCCGCAAACTGCTTGTGGTTCTTCTTTTCGAAGATTTAATCCTAATTGGTTTGATGACTATGGCAACTGGTTAGAGTATAGTATATCAAAAGATGCTGTTTTTTGTCTTTGTTGTTATCTTATGAAACCTGAGACTGAAGGTGGTGATGCTTTTGTAACTACTGGCTtttcaaattggaaaaaaaaggagagactACAAATTCATGTTGGGATTCATGATAGCGCTCATAATCAAGCTTGGAGAAAATGTGAAGCACTTATGAGACCAAAACAACACATCACTGCTGCTATTGAAAAACAATCTGAGCAAGCTAAAAAGAATTATCAAATTCACTTGACAGCAACAATTGATTGTATTAGATTTCTTTTGCGACAAGGATTGGCCTTTCGTGGTAATGATGAGACAGATGATTCTGTTAACCAAGGAAATTTTTTGGAACTTCTAAACTTTCTTGCGCAACATAATGAAGAGATTGGTCGTGCTTTCAAAAATGCTCGTGGGAATCTTAAACTAATAGCACCCTCAATTCAAAAAGATATTGTAAGAGCTGCTGCAAGGGAAACGACAAAAGTTATTGTAGATGATCTTGGGGATGAATTATTTGCTGTATTGGTTGATGAAGCCCGTGACATTTCTATTAAGGAGCAAATGTCAGTTTGCTTAAGGTAtgtgaataaagaaggacaagttaGGGAGCATTTTCTTGGTCTTGTTCATGTTTCTAATACTAATGCTTTATCTCTAAAATTAGCATTGGAGTCATTATTAGAAACACATAATTTAAGTTTATCAAGAGTACGTGGACAAGGATATGATGGTGCAAGTAACATGCAAGGAGAATTTAATGGTTTGAAAACTTTGATATTGAAAGAAAATTCTTATGCTTTCTATGTACATTGCTTTGCTCACCAACTTCAGTTAGCTCTTGTAACGGTTGCAAAAAAACAAGTTGAAATTGCTTTgctttttaatttgttaactaatttgtGCAATGTTGTTGGAGCTTCGTGTAAACGAAGAGATATGCTTCGTGATAGTCAAATGACTAAGACAATTGAAGCACTAAAAAGTGGAGAAATTTCTAGTGGGCGTGGTTTGAATCAAGAAATAGCTTTAAAAAGAGCTGGAGACACTAGATGGGGTTCACACTATGGAACTATACTtagattaatttctttatttccttctGTGGTTAATGTTCTTGAATATGTTGAGGAAGATGGAAATAATTCAGAACAAAGAGCTGAAGCATGTCATTTATTGAATGTCATTCAATCCTTTGAATTCATTTTCAACTTGCACTTGATGAAAAATATCTTGGGAGTTACTAATGAGTTATCTCAAGCGTTACAAAGGAATGATCAAGACATTGTAAATGCTATGGCATTAGTCAAAGTGTCTAAGCAACGGTTGCAAAATATAAGAGATGATGGCTGGTCTCTTTTACTTGACGAAGTCTCACTGTTTTGTGACAAACATGATATTACTGTTCCAATCATGGATGATATATTTGTGTCACAAGGAAGATCAAGACGCAAAGctcaaaagatatcaaatttgcatcattttcaagttgagatattctatcaagtagttgatagacaacttcaagaactcaataATCGTTTTACAGAGGTGAATACTGAATTGCTTCTTTGCATAGCTTGTTTGAATCCAAGACACTCTTTTTTTGCATTTGATAAGGAGAAGTTGATCCAGTTAGCTCAATTCTATCCATTAGAATTTTCTTCCACTCAACTTTTGGCACTTGACAGTCAACTTGAGAACTTCATACTAGATGTGCGTTCTGATGATCAATTCTCAGACTTAAATGGAATTGGTGCTCTTTCTCAGAAGTTGGTTgagactcgaaaaaatattgtttatccaTTAGTATTTCTTCTTTTGAAGTTAGCTTTAGTTTTGCCCGTAGCAACTGCATCAGTTGAAAGAACTTTTTCTGCTATGAACATCATAAAGAGTCGACTTCGGAACCGTATGGGAGAcgaatttttaaatgattgtttagtGACATACATAGAAAGAGAGACATTTGATTGTATTGACAATGAAAAGATTattcaatcttttcaaaatatgaaaCCTAGAAGAATGGAATtctaaattatttgttattattttgaattattattttattttaatttattggttaaataatttaaaaaatattcatattttataacattaattataaaaattattattatattatatatattttgcccccactgaaaaaattttctggatccgtcactgcaAGTCACCCTTTTCACCCATAGTTCACTCGTGCGTGGTATAACCTACTCTCCCTCCATGGCAGTGCTTTTATTatctaagaaacaaaaaagaCATTGAAgagaactaaaataaaaaaatttattttaaagaataaagtgtgatctctcacctttaaatagtttttatctcatatttttttttagtctcacttataaaataaataatgagaaATCACACTctatcctctaaaataaaaatttaaaatttaaaaaatttaaattcattatTAATTACTTTACAAATCAACACTAACGACCTACAAAACCTATATATCTTCACTAGTCACTAAGCCCCACTATCTCAGAAGTTGTCGTCATACTTGGCCGTGTCTTGCAGCAGTCCTACCTTGGAGCTTGACGCTATGCATTCTACACGTGTATAGAAGAATCTTGTAATCTACACCGGAACAAAGACCTAAATTGATCATTTCCGCTAACAAAGCTATAATTAATCATGGTACCAGAACCACAATCATAGAAATGTCCAGAAAAGTGGACccactataattatgttttattattatatttattgtttttaagtTGCCAAAAAGGTCCCTATATTCTATACATGTTCTACTTCTAGTTATAGATTTTGAGGAACATAAATTAAAACTCTTTACGCCTTTATGCACCGGCACGTTGCAGCACTCTTCCAAGTTCATCAGCCATGTCATGAAGTTGTACAGGTTTGTGCACAAATCCATTTATTCCAACCTGAATGCATCTCTGCTTCTCATGTTCTTCGGCACTCGACAAAAGGGCTACAATCAAGGGCCACTTATGGAAGTTCCGGATCCGCCCTGCCACATCAGAACCATCCATGTCATGCATATGAAGTTCTAACAAGATTATTCGGAACGAGTTGTTTGAGGCGCTTATGGCACTCAGGCACTCGAAACCCGATGAAACGGCAGTTACTTGACATCCAAGCTTCTCGAGTAGCTTCTTCGTCACAATCCGGTTTACACAGTCATCGTCGGCTAACACAACCTTAAGGCCTCTAAACTGCGAGTTCGAATAATCTCTCGGCGCAACTATGGATTTTCCGAGCATTGGTGCTTTCCGAAACTTCAGAAGAAGTGTCATGCCTTGTGGCAAACACTGAGGATTTGGTGATATCCAGATATAACCTTGCATCATCTGCACATATTTCCACATAGTAAAGTCAGAGTTACCAA includes:
- the LOC112709206 gene encoding uncharacterized protein, translated to MEKYFKRTSSLEIGFQNNSSTSSNKRRFLEFEVDNLIADPGQRPKISSYHPNDRDKVRCAYLQKGPCQPRTHDFPQTACGSSFRRFNPNWFDDYGNWLEYSISKDAVFCLCCYLMKPETEGGDAFVTTGFSNWKKKERLQIHVGIHDSAHNQAWRKCEALMRPKQHITAAIEKQSEQAKKNYQIHLTATIDCIRFLLRQGLAFRGNDETDDSVNQGNFLELLNFLAQHNEEIGRAFKNARGNLKLIAPSIQKDIVRAAARETTKVIVDDLGDELFAVLVDEARDISIKEQMSVCLRYVNKEGQVREHFLGLVHVSNTNALSLKLALESLLETHNLSLSRVRGQGYDGASNMQGEFNGLKTLILKENSYAFYVHCFAHQLQLALVTVAKKQVEIALLFNLLTNLCNVVGASCKRRDMLRDSQMTKTIEALKSGEISSGRGLNQEIALKRAGDTRWGSHYGTILRLISLFPSVVNVLEYVEEDGNNSEQRAEACHLLNVIQSFEFIFNLHLMKNILGVTNELSQALQRNDQDIVNAMALVKVSKQRLQNIRDDGWSLLLDEVSLFCDKHDITVPIMDDIFVSQGRSRQVNTELLLCIACLNPRHSFFAFDKEKLIQLAQFYPLEFSSTQLLALDSQLENFILDVRSDDQFSDLNGIGALSQKLVETRKNIVYPLVFLLLKLALVLPVATASVERTFSAMNIIKSRLRNRMGDEFLNDCLVTYIERETFDCIDNEKIIQSFQNMKPRRMEF